ctgctggtttttttttttttttaagattttatttatttgacagagagagaaagagcacaagcagtgggggagcagcagacagagggagacggagaagccatcacagggctccattccaggaccttgagatcatgcatgacctgagcggaaggcagacccttaaccagttgagccaccagGGTTCCACCAAATTTCCTGTTTGAGACCGAAACAGGTATCTATAATCCTTACAGACCACTTGGTCCTCGGAAAAAAGTTGTCTCACTCCTTGCAAGGTTGTTTAAGACAAAGAGACCCAGGGGTAGTCTCGCTTATGAGAAAAGTTGCCAGGAGGCACCTCTATGCCCATCTGCTCTGGCTCCCTCTTCAGCctgagtgggtggggggaggtgtgcAAGCCCGCAGTCCCCGCGGTGGACCGGCCTGAAGGAAAAGGGACACTTGAACTCTGTAGCGCCAGAGAGTCTTTCAAAACTGCAGGCAGTGCAGCAGCAAGTctgggagctcagagccagaaGAAAACGCAAGAAGTTATTTCAAAAATCCCAAGAACAGCAGCTTATGAAATCTTTCCTGGTGTCACAAATTTTTTCAGTATTGTGCCCTGCCCTATCTTCCTCCACCCCCATTCCTGTGGCTCTTGACCCAGACACTCTGAAAAAAATGactgcagggagagagaaaggcagggaaagggaggagagaggtaGCTGAAAGAAAGCCTGGCTGGGGTCCCAAGAGTCCCGTCTGGCTAGAAAGGACAAGCTGCTTTATTAAAACCCTCAGGTCTCCGGACACCTGCAGGAGGCAGGTAGCCCAGCTGGCCCGAGAGCCTCCGAGTGACAGCCCCCAGGGCCTTGCCCCCGCTGCGGGCGTCCTAGGATCGCGCCGTGCCGTGGGCTCACTCCGCTGGGCGCCATCCCTCGGTTTACAGATCTGCAAACTGAGACCCGAGCCCCCCAGCGCTCCTTACAGTGACTTCCCCGGGCTCCCGCTCTTTCCCGATTGCGGCCACACTTACTCTCGGAGTCGCTAAAGCCGCTGCTGTCGCTCACGCTGGCGCTGCTCCGCCGCTTCATGCGCTCCAGGTGCTCCTCGTAGTGGAAGTGGCGCTCGTGGAAGGGGGACGCGAAGTCGGCCAGCACCGCGTCAAACTCGCACAGCGCATCCGTCAGGTCCCCGGCGGCCGCCGAGTCCAAGGCCGGGGCTGGGGACGGGGAGGGCGGGCTCAGGTGCTGGCGCGGCGCGGCCGTCCCGTCCCGGGGCCCAGAGGGGGCCGCCACCATTCCCGAGGAGAGCCAGCATTCAAGGCGCGCGTCCCGAGTGACAGCCACGCTGGCGCTGCCCGTTGCTTCTCTTTGCTACTCTCAACCAGCCCCTGAAGCGGTGCTACTACCCTGCCCATTGCACAGACGCGGAAACTGAGCCTCCGTCGCGTGGGGGTGCCGACCAAAGGTCACCCAGCTAATCGACGCAGCGGAACTCTTCCCACGCGCGGTCGGGGACTCGCCGCCACTCGCTTCCCCCGGGGGCGCGCGCGAACCGGGGGCGGTGGGAAGATTGGGTGGGGATGCGCCCGTCAAGGGTCCCCCAGCCCGGCGCCGGAGGACGGCCGAACCCGCCAGGAGCAGGGCCCACGGTGAGGATGGAGACGGACGCCGCGGGACGCCCTTTCTTTTGAAGGGCCGGGGCTGTAAGGGTCCCACACTCACCTGCCGCCGCGGCGGCCGCGGGGCTGCTCTGCGCGGCGGGCGGCTTCATGGACGGGCTCGGCCCCGCGCGCGCGGCGGAGGGTCCTGCGGGATGCTGAGCCCGGAGACGGTGCGACCGCTCGCGCCGAGGCCTGCGCTGCTACCCGGGCTTCTGTCCGCGCTCGCGCCCCGCGGGTCTGGCTCTGCTGGCCGCGCTCCTGCCGCGTCTCCCCCGGGTCCGCGCACACGCCCGCTCTTTCTCCCGCCGCCGCCACCCTCCTGCCCCGCGGTCTTATAGCCGCGGGCGgaggcgggccggggcggggccggcgggtGTGTCCCAGCAGCCGCGCCGGGGACgcccctgtcccccaggcaccGCCCTCGCCACGCGCCCACCGAGGAACCGCAGTGACGGCGAGTTGCCGGAGCCCGAGTTACAGACCCAAATATTTACTCGCCACTTCGCCCGCGCGCCCTGACAACCTGACTCGCTGAAGTGTCTCTGTCGCCACCGGAGCCCCAAAGAGTTTACGGCTGGGCTGGAGCACTCCCCCGCTTCCTGCCGCGTGCCCCTTACCTCCTCCAGCCTTAgattcttcatctgtgaaatggacgTGCTGAGCCTCTGGGGTTTGCTGCGAAGAATAAAGTAGCCCTAGGAGGTCAGACGGGGGTCACAAACGCTGAGGGAGGCTCCCGCGTCCCCACCCCATTTCCCCAGGGCACTTAAGGATTGTGGGCAAACCGAGTGCAGAGATGGAGGACCAGAAGGGCAGAAGGCGTAG
The genomic region above belongs to Meles meles chromosome 14, mMelMel3.1 paternal haplotype, whole genome shotgun sequence and contains:
- the RGCC gene encoding regulator of cell cycle RGCC, whose product is MKPPAAQSSPAAAAAAAPALDSAAAGDLTDALCEFDAVLADFASPFHERHFHYEEHLERMKRRSSASVSDSSGFSDSESADSLYRNSFSFSDEKLNSPTDSAPALLSPAGNPRKAKLGDTKELEDFIADLDRTLASM